In the Aromatoleum bremense genome, one interval contains:
- a CDS encoding styrene monooxygenase/indole monooxygenase family protein, translating into MKSIAIVGAGQSGLQLGLALLQHGYEVTLISNRTADQIRAGKVMSSQCMFDTALQIERDLGLNGWEADTPQIEGFGIAIADPDAPRRKQIHFVAPLDRYAQSVDQRVKMPAWMDEFERRGGRLVICDAGIEDLEAYAAAYDLVIVAAGKGEIVKLFERDAERSQFDRPQRALALTYVRGVVPRSPLPGISFNARPGLGELVIFPALTVSGQCEIVSFFGIPGGPMDCWSDVVTPDQHLEKTRWLLDTFFPWEADRCRNIELTDPNGILSGRFAPTVRKPLARLPSGRVVLGMADAVVVNDPITGQGSNNAAKCATSYLKSILELGERAPTQEWMTQTFERFWAYAHDVSAWTNAMLLPPESHVLNLLGAAGKVPDIARTIVNGFDDPRKLYRLWMDPLACERYVGSHTGSLEVTA; encoded by the coding sequence ATGAAGTCGATCGCTATCGTCGGTGCCGGTCAGTCCGGCCTGCAACTCGGCCTTGCACTGCTGCAACACGGCTATGAGGTCACGCTGATTTCGAATCGCACCGCGGACCAGATCCGCGCCGGCAAGGTGATGTCGAGCCAGTGCATGTTCGACACCGCACTGCAGATCGAGCGCGATCTCGGTCTGAACGGTTGGGAGGCGGACACCCCGCAGATCGAAGGCTTCGGCATCGCGATTGCCGATCCGGACGCACCGCGCCGGAAGCAGATCCACTTCGTCGCTCCGCTCGATCGCTACGCGCAATCGGTCGATCAACGGGTCAAGATGCCCGCGTGGATGGACGAGTTCGAACGGCGCGGCGGACGCCTGGTGATCTGCGACGCCGGCATCGAGGATCTCGAAGCGTACGCGGCGGCGTACGACCTCGTGATCGTCGCCGCCGGCAAGGGCGAAATCGTGAAGCTCTTCGAACGGGACGCCGAACGCAGCCAGTTCGACCGGCCGCAGCGCGCGCTTGCGCTCACCTACGTGAGAGGCGTCGTACCGCGCAGCCCGCTGCCGGGCATCTCCTTCAACGCACGACCGGGCCTTGGCGAACTGGTGATCTTTCCCGCGCTGACCGTCAGCGGGCAGTGCGAGATCGTGTCCTTCTTCGGCATCCCCGGCGGACCGATGGACTGCTGGTCCGACGTCGTGACACCGGATCAGCACCTCGAGAAGACGCGGTGGCTGCTGGATACCTTCTTCCCGTGGGAGGCGGACCGCTGCCGCAACATCGAGCTCACCGACCCGAACGGCATCCTTTCCGGACGCTTCGCACCGACCGTGCGCAAGCCGCTGGCGCGCCTTCCCTCGGGGCGCGTCGTGCTCGGCATGGCCGACGCCGTGGTGGTCAATGACCCGATCACCGGACAGGGATCGAACAACGCCGCGAAGTGCGCCACGTCCTACCTGAAGTCGATCCTCGAACTCGGCGAGCGCGCGCCGACGCAGGAATGGATGACGCAAACCTTCGAGCGCTTCTGGGCCTATGCGCACGACGTCAGCGCGTGGACCAACGCGATGCTGTTGCCGCCGGAATCGCACGTGCTGAATCTGCTCGGTGCGGCGGGCAAGGTCCCCGATATTGCCCGGACGATCGTCAACGGCTTCGACGACCCCCGCAAGCTCTACCGGTTGTGGATGGATCCGCTGGCCTGCGAACGCTACGTCGGGAGCCACACCGGCAGCCTCGAAGTGACCGCGTGA
- the styC gene encoding styrene-oxide isomerase StyC codes for MVAHGVLILFMTLVAGLGLWMSLVGGFEFIPGSVIEFQIPGTPEGWARAHRGTPLNAFMVIAVALILPGLGFSARAQSLLGWTIVATGWSNTVFYFFSNFAQNRGLTFGANHFGPGSIESFIALAPAYFFGVLSMVGLIVIARKAFRDEEPSQTAPGAMPVTASRTDARMHESVG; via the coding sequence ATGGTCGCCCATGGCGTCCTGATCCTCTTCATGACCCTCGTGGCAGGACTGGGACTGTGGATGTCGCTCGTCGGTGGCTTCGAGTTCATTCCCGGCTCCGTCATCGAGTTTCAGATTCCCGGCACCCCTGAAGGTTGGGCGCGTGCCCACCGCGGCACACCGCTCAACGCCTTCATGGTGATCGCGGTCGCATTGATCCTGCCGGGCCTGGGGTTTTCGGCGCGCGCGCAATCCCTGCTCGGCTGGACCATCGTCGCTACCGGTTGGTCGAACACCGTCTTCTATTTCTTCTCGAATTTCGCGCAGAACCGTGGCCTCACGTTTGGCGCGAATCATTTCGGCCCGGGGAGTATCGAGAGCTTCATCGCCCTTGCCCCGGCCTATTTCTTCGGTGTCTTGAGCATGGTCGGGCTGATCGTGATTGCGCGAAAGGCGTTCAGGGATGAAGAGCCCTCGCAGACCGCCCCGGGCGCGATGCCGGTCACCGCTTCCAGGACGGATGCGCGAATGCACGAGAGCGTGGGCTGA
- the ltrA gene encoding group II intron reverse transcriptase/maturase, whose amino-acid sequence MSATKPFAIDKWQVYEAYQAVKANAGSAGVDRQSIEAFEQDLKGNLYKIWNRMSSGSYFPPPVKAVAIPKKNGGVRILGVPTVADRVAQMVVKRVIEPELEARFLPDSYGYRPGRSALDAVAVTRQRCWQYPWVLEFDIKGLFDNIDHALLLRALGKHVKCEWAMLYIKRWLTAPLQHADGTLEERTKGTPQGGVVSPVLANLFLHYTFDVWITKHYPDNPWCRYADDGVVHCRTEQEALALRAALDARFAQCALTMHPDKTKVIYCKDGSRKGRYPNTQFDFLGYTFRARTVKNSKKNSLFVSFTPAVSSTAVTAMRQKTRKLNYRNRTDLSLADIARLHNPILRGWLEYYGKFCRSAMYPVLRHFNMTLRAWAMKKYRRLKGHKIRAARFLEGLAEKQAYLFVHWQRGMVGAFA is encoded by the coding sequence ATGAGTGCAACAAAACCATTTGCCATCGACAAGTGGCAAGTGTACGAGGCGTATCAAGCGGTCAAGGCCAATGCGGGCTCGGCCGGTGTGGATAGGCAGTCGATCGAGGCGTTCGAGCAGGATCTGAAGGGCAATCTCTACAAGATCTGGAATCGGATGTCCTCGGGAAGCTACTTTCCGCCGCCGGTCAAAGCGGTCGCCATTCCGAAGAAGAATGGTGGGGTGCGCATATTGGGCGTTCCGACAGTGGCCGATCGCGTGGCACAGATGGTGGTCAAGCGGGTGATCGAGCCGGAACTCGAGGCGCGGTTTCTGCCGGACTCCTACGGGTATCGTCCCGGAAGATCGGCGCTGGATGCCGTGGCGGTAACGCGTCAGCGTTGCTGGCAGTATCCCTGGGTGCTGGAATTCGATATCAAGGGCCTGTTTGACAACATCGACCACGCGCTGCTCCTTCGGGCGCTCGGGAAGCATGTCAAATGTGAGTGGGCCATGCTGTACATCAAGCGCTGGCTGACGGCGCCGCTGCAACATGCGGACGGAACCTTGGAGGAACGTACCAAGGGGACCCCACAGGGTGGTGTCGTCAGTCCGGTGCTGGCCAATCTGTTTCTACACTACACGTTTGACGTCTGGATTACGAAGCACTATCCGGATAACCCCTGGTGCCGGTATGCCGACGACGGGGTGGTGCATTGCCGGACTGAACAGGAAGCGCTGGCCCTGCGGGCAGCGCTCGATGCGAGGTTCGCGCAGTGTGCCCTCACAATGCATCCGGACAAGACCAAGGTCATCTATTGCAAAGACGGCAGCCGCAAAGGAAGGTATCCGAACACGCAGTTCGATTTCCTCGGATACACCTTTCGGGCGCGGACGGTGAAGAACAGCAAGAAGAACAGCCTGTTCGTCAGTTTCACCCCTGCGGTCAGCAGCACGGCGGTCACGGCAATGCGGCAGAAGACACGCAAACTGAACTATCGGAATCGAACGGACCTGAGTCTGGCAGACATTGCACGCCTGCATAACCCGATCCTCAGGGGTTGGCTGGAGTATTACGGCAAGTTCTGTCGCTCGGCGATGTACCCCGTCCTGCGCCATTTCAACATGACGCTGCGAGCGTGGGCGATGAAGAAGTACAGACGGCTGAAGGGTCACAAGATACGCGCGGCTCGCTTTCTCGAAGGTCTCGCCGAAAAGCAGGCGTACCTCTTCGTGCACTGGCAACGAGGGATGGTCGGTGCGTTCGCTTGA
- a CDS encoding MBL fold metallo-hydrolase, with the protein MNPVIHYGYGIYAIDAMYIRPGLAAIYLIVQNGRAAIFDCGTNASIPQVLYALESLGVSTSGVEYVVPSHVHLDHAGGAGAMMEVFPNATLVVHPRGARHMADPSRLVEGARSVYGEATAQTLYGDLKPVPLSRIVEACDGMVLDLAGRILSVLDTPGHAKHHICLRDNRTGHIFAGDAFGVSHRELDVEGRAFVFALTSPVQFDPQAIHASIDNVLSERPGAIYLAHFGQVTDVHRLGSDLHRLVDAHCTVAWKVNADGKEERHSRLVDVLRQLLVEERVRQGWQIGDAKLFDMFSDELDVNAQGLEVWLDSLS; encoded by the coding sequence ATGAACCCGGTGATTCACTATGGCTACGGCATCTACGCAATCGATGCCATGTATATTCGACCTGGTCTCGCAGCGATTTATTTGATCGTTCAAAACGGCCGTGCTGCCATATTTGACTGCGGGACAAACGCTTCGATACCACAAGTTCTTTACGCCCTCGAATCCCTCGGGGTGTCCACGAGCGGGGTCGAATATGTCGTTCCGTCGCATGTCCATCTTGATCATGCCGGAGGTGCCGGCGCGATGATGGAAGTCTTTCCGAATGCCACGCTGGTGGTGCACCCGCGTGGCGCAAGGCATATGGCCGACCCGTCGAGACTGGTGGAGGGGGCCCGGTCAGTTTACGGAGAAGCAACGGCGCAGACGCTATATGGCGATCTCAAGCCTGTGCCGCTCTCGCGAATTGTGGAGGCCTGCGACGGAATGGTGCTGGACCTCGCTGGACGAATTCTCTCCGTGCTGGACACGCCTGGACATGCAAAACATCATATTTGCTTGCGGGACAACCGGACGGGGCACATTTTTGCGGGCGACGCGTTCGGTGTTTCCCATCGTGAGCTCGATGTCGAGGGTCGCGCATTCGTCTTTGCGCTGACATCGCCAGTGCAATTCGATCCTCAGGCAATACACGCGTCGATAGACAACGTTCTCTCGGAACGACCCGGAGCAATCTATCTCGCGCATTTTGGGCAGGTGACTGACGTCCACCGCCTTGGAAGTGATCTGCACAGGCTGGTTGATGCCCACTGCACTGTGGCGTGGAAGGTGAACGCCGATGGGAAGGAGGAGCGGCATAGCCGTCTTGTCGATGTGTTGCGCCAGCTGTTGGTCGAGGAGCGAGTCCGTCAGGGATGGCAGATCGGCGACGCCAAATTGTTCGACATGTTCAGCGACGAACTGGACGTCAATGCCCAAGGGTTGGAAGTTTGGCTAGACAGTTTGAGCTGA
- a CDS encoding IS3 family transposase: MLEDEDSPVEWSEEDVVFLHWRLLREVSQLAAPATPLEETFDTLRRVFAEREKYGMPFSFVSFLRVVGCSPLSPIAYCGRVAHRHRGKYGRPRLTADLRAACFAINPKRVRRLMLREGLCAQRRRRFVRTTDSRHRFAVAPNLFGQRFEAEAPDRIWLADITYVGTDEGWLFVVLVMVRLPPKNGRHEVEL; encoded by the coding sequence TTGCTCGAGGACGAGGACTCGCCCGTCGAGTGGAGCGAGGAGGACGTCGTCTTCCTCCATTGGCGCCTGCTGCGGGAAGTCAGCCAACTGGCAGCCCCTGCGACACCGCTGGAAGAGACGTTCGACACCCTGCGCCGGGTGTTCGCCGAGCGCGAGAAATACGGCATGCCGTTTTCCTTCGTGAGCTTCCTGCGCGTCGTCGGCTGCAGCCCGTTGTCGCCGATCGCCTATTGCGGCCGGGTCGCCCACCGCCACCGCGGCAAGTATGGACGGCCGCGACTGACGGCCGATCTGCGGGCGGCATGCTTCGCAATCAATCCCAAACGGGTACGCCGGCTGATGCTGCGCGAGGGGCTGTGCGCGCAGCGGCGGCGTCGCTTCGTGCGCACGACCGATTCACGCCACCGCTTCGCGGTGGCGCCCAATCTGTTCGGGCAGCGTTTCGAAGCCGAGGCGCCGGACCGCATCTGGCTCGCCGACATCACTTACGTCGGCACGGACGAGGGGTGGTTGTTCGTGGTCCTAGTGATGGTGAGGTTGCCCCCGAAAAACGGACGCCATGAAGTGGAGCTCTAA
- a CDS encoding PAS domain-containing protein, giving the protein MPTTDRPLFSGTPVVRIRDVTLNASDDAPTYQHKLARIILDVMFEFVGLLDPDGTIVEVSQGALEGGGLHFDEVRGKPFWETRWWAVSDEC; this is encoded by the coding sequence ATGCCGACGACTGATCGCCCGTTGTTCTCCGGGACGCCCGTGGTTCGCATTCGCGATGTCACGCTCAACGCGTCGGATGATGCCCCGACCTACCAGCACAAGCTGGCGCGCATCATTCTCGACGTGATGTTCGAGTTCGTCGGACTTCTCGACCCGGATGGCACGATCGTCGAAGTCTCCCAGGGGGCCCTCGAGGGCGGCGGATTGCACTTCGACGAAGTCCGCGGGAAGCCCTTCTGGGAAACGCGTTGGTGGGCTGTCTCGGACGAGTGTTAG
- a CDS encoding transposase, producing the protein MDAIGRAVILQRWNVVQHELLPKLKNEVGALTPKLERVIHTLEWVRIEEFVSASWCGTGRPPHERSWLANAFVAKAVLGLTTTVGLIERLTVDRALRRICGFALCRKLPSESTFSRAFDEFAAARLAERVHEALIKEHLGNELIGHLSRDGTAIEARERPAQSRRAAATPAPAPAAQSCLITEAAPAAPTPAVPAKKRGRGRPRRGKVRAPAKVSPIQRQRQQSLAQMLKDIPSGCDRGTKCNAQGYKVSWNGYKLHLDTADCGVPIAALLSSASMHDSRAAIPLSLISAQRVTNLYDVMDAAYCSFELHEHCRSLGHVPLIDHNPRGGMKEAFEPADAIRYNERTVAERSNARLKDEFGGNTLRVKGGTKVMGHLMFGVLALSADQLMRLRQ; encoded by the coding sequence ATGGATGCTATCGGACGCGCTGTAATCCTGCAACGGTGGAATGTGGTTCAGCACGAACTGCTGCCCAAGTTGAAGAACGAGGTGGGCGCACTGACGCCGAAGCTGGAGCGGGTCATCCACACCCTGGAATGGGTGCGCATCGAGGAATTCGTTTCGGCATCCTGGTGCGGTACGGGCCGTCCGCCCCATGAGCGCAGCTGGCTGGCGAATGCCTTTGTAGCCAAAGCCGTGTTGGGGCTGACGACCACGGTCGGGCTGATTGAGCGTCTGACGGTCGATCGTGCGCTGCGGCGCATCTGTGGCTTTGCGCTGTGCCGGAAACTGCCCTCCGAGTCCACGTTCTCGCGCGCGTTTGACGAGTTCGCCGCGGCGCGTCTGGCCGAACGGGTGCATGAGGCGCTCATCAAGGAACACCTTGGGAATGAACTGATCGGGCACCTCAGCCGCGACGGCACCGCGATCGAAGCGCGCGAGCGCCCGGCCCAGAGCCGGCGTGCAGCGGCGACCCCGGCGCCGGCGCCGGCGGCCCAATCGTGCTTGATCACCGAGGCGGCGCCGGCTGCGCCAACGCCCGCGGTTCCGGCGAAGAAACGGGGCCGCGGCCGCCCCCGGCGCGGCAAAGTCCGTGCCCCTGCCAAGGTTTCGCCCATCCAGCGCCAACGTCAGCAGAGCCTGGCGCAGATGCTCAAGGATATCCCCTCGGGGTGCGACCGTGGCACCAAGTGCAATGCCCAAGGGTACAAAGTCAGCTGGAACGGCTACAAGCTGCACCTGGACACCGCCGACTGTGGCGTGCCGATTGCGGCGCTGCTGTCGTCGGCCTCGATGCACGACAGCCGCGCTGCCATCCCCCTGTCGCTGATCAGCGCGCAGCGTGTCACCAACCTCTACGACGTCATGGATGCCGCCTATTGCAGCTTCGAGTTGCATGAGCACTGCCGCAGCCTCGGCCATGTCCCCTTGATCGACCACAATCCGCGTGGCGGGATGAAAGAGGCGTTCGAGCCTGCTGACGCGATCCGTTACAACGAACGCACCGTCGCCGAGCGCAGCAATGCGCGGCTCAAGGATGAGTTCGGCGGCAACACTCTCCGGGTCAAGGGCGGCACCAAGGTCATGGGGCACCTGATGTTCGGTGTCTTGGCGCTGTCTGCTGATCAGTTGATGCGATTGCGGCAATGA
- a CDS encoding flavin reductase family protein, whose amino-acid sequence MNAIATPAVSAPQTTSDGRELRHAFGQFATGVTVITARAADGRAIGLTANSFSSLSLDPPLILWSLVQRSPNLQAFLDASHFAVNVLREDQEATARQFATPLLDKFDGITWQPGADGAPLLAHSLAQFECHMVRSHEGGDHVIFIGHVERFRRFSGRPLLFHGGAFQQIASEEQACA is encoded by the coding sequence ATGAATGCGATTGCAACCCCCGCGGTGTCTGCGCCGCAAACCACAAGTGACGGCCGCGAACTGCGCCACGCCTTCGGGCAGTTCGCAACCGGCGTCACGGTTATCACCGCACGTGCGGCCGATGGTCGGGCGATCGGTCTGACGGCGAACTCGTTTTCGTCGCTGTCGCTCGATCCGCCCTTGATCCTGTGGAGTCTTGTGCAGCGTTCGCCGAACCTGCAGGCCTTCCTCGACGCCTCGCACTTCGCCGTCAATGTGTTGCGCGAGGACCAGGAGGCGACGGCACGGCAGTTCGCAACGCCCCTGCTCGACAAGTTCGACGGGATCACATGGCAGCCCGGTGCGGACGGCGCTCCCCTCCTCGCCCACAGCCTCGCGCAGTTCGAGTGCCACATGGTGCGGTCGCATGAGGGGGGCGACCACGTGATCTTCATCGGTCACGTCGAGCGTTTCCGACGGTTTTCCGGTCGCCCCTTGCTGTTCCATGGCGGCGCGTTTCAGCAGATCGCTTCTGAAGAGCAGGCTTGTGCGTGA
- a CDS encoding ATP-binding protein yields MIVNRLPVLPMQYICDCPATAGQLLGDLAGLDSDSALRYRLRRYAAPDLLVIDEVGYLSYSNRHADLLFELINRRHEKKSTLITTNKSFSEWSEVFPNASCVVAMIDRLVHHAEIIAIKGESYRRKEAQEHAAARSSKRKAKEAP; encoded by the coding sequence ATGATCGTAAACCGTTTACCTGTATTGCCTATGCAATATATATGCGATTGCCCTGCCACCGCCGGGCAGTTGCTCGGCGATCTGGCCGGCCTCGACAGCGATTCGGCGCTGCGCTACCGGCTGCGCCGCTATGCGGCGCCCGATCTCCTGGTAATCGATGAGGTCGGCTATTTGTCGTACTCGAACCGCCACGCCGATCTGCTCTTCGAGTTGATCAACCGGCGTCACGAGAAGAAGAGCACCCTGATTACGACGAACAAGTCGTTCTCGGAATGGTCGGAAGTGTTCCCCAACGCCAGCTGCGTGGTGGCCATGATCGACCGCCTCGTGCATCACGCCGAGATCATCGCCATCAAGGGGGAATCCTACCGGCGCAAGGAGGCACAGGAGCATGCCGCCGCCAGATCCAGCAAGCGCAAGGCGAAGGAGGCGCCGTGA
- a CDS encoding helix-turn-helix domain-containing protein, with amino-acid sequence MISVPVLLKTARLAQWSEAIGENFLPLEFRCHRHADFHGTARMASIGAGRATEICASAQKVARTPQLAGRSDSAYVKALWQLNGETFLEQDGAAARLGPGSWATYDASRPYALELSANSHFITLLMPWSDKDETPRLVRRLAASALQTEGYARVALDLLRQMLHASSPIDAFSGSLLHQSLMNMLQASLRLELMSRVGTDAHCGDRLSAARSHIDRHLHDATLEPATVARALNMSRRSLYNLFEHSGDSPCAYLQRRRLERARDALADPLLARNPITTIAYDHGFSDAAHFSRRFHERYGESPSAYRQRVASKPATERCLAGVPP; translated from the coding sequence GTGATTTCCGTACCCGTATTGCTCAAGACTGCGCGCCTTGCGCAGTGGAGCGAAGCAATCGGCGAGAACTTCCTGCCGCTGGAGTTCCGGTGCCACCGTCATGCCGATTTCCATGGCACGGCGCGGATGGCTTCGATCGGGGCAGGACGGGCCACCGAGATTTGCGCATCGGCGCAAAAGGTGGCGCGTACGCCCCAACTCGCGGGCCGTTCGGACAGCGCGTACGTGAAGGCGCTATGGCAGCTGAATGGCGAGACTTTCCTTGAGCAGGATGGTGCGGCGGCACGCCTGGGGCCCGGAAGCTGGGCGACCTACGACGCGAGTCGCCCCTACGCGCTGGAACTCAGCGCGAACTCGCATTTCATCACGTTGCTGATGCCCTGGAGCGATAAGGACGAAACGCCGAGACTCGTACGCCGCCTCGCCGCATCGGCGCTGCAGACCGAGGGGTATGCACGGGTCGCCCTGGATTTGCTGCGCCAGATGTTGCACGCGAGCAGTCCAATCGATGCGTTCAGCGGATCCCTGCTACATCAGTCGCTGATGAACATGCTTCAGGCATCACTGCGGTTGGAGCTGATGTCGCGCGTCGGCACGGATGCGCACTGCGGCGACCGACTGTCCGCGGCACGGAGCCATATCGACCGGCACCTGCACGATGCGACTCTGGAGCCGGCCACTGTGGCGCGCGCGCTGAACATGTCCCGACGCAGCCTGTACAACTTGTTCGAGCACAGCGGCGACAGCCCCTGCGCTTACCTGCAAAGGCGAAGACTCGAACGCGCCCGGGATGCCCTCGCCGATCCACTCCTGGCGCGCAACCCCATCACCACGATTGCTTACGACCATGGCTTTTCCGACGCCGCGCATTTCAGCCGCCGGTTTCACGAGCGCTACGGGGAAAGCCCTTCCGCTTACCGGCAGCGCGTCGCCTCCAAACCGGCGACCGAACGCTGCCTCGCAGGCGTGCCTCCGTGA
- a CDS encoding AraC family transcriptional regulator, whose protein sequence is MAGLIDARSVKTCLAAHRLIAAADDVEETCTRVGEVFRPHRLGVVGREQRLSARLDHMPVSPASTTTLNLLHYGADVSIASEPFDSFYLVMMPLQGTAEVSSRQQKIVSTPDVASIVGPVAPMSIRWHDDCEQLIVRVDRKMLEDACATHLGHELNRPLEFELGMDLRRQSASSWESVVGFLASSPAFLCSTIAHPLIAAQVQQLLMSALLTGQTHNYLDELLRPSPALAPYYVKRAEEFICAHADQAITVQEVAAHVGVSTRSLHTGFQRYRDTTPMAFLRNVRLERVRLDLLRAKEENRPATVTDVALTWGFSHLGHFTAAYARKFNELPSQTLRCAGLLPASRKKAQ, encoded by the coding sequence ATGGCCGGCTTGATCGACGCTCGTAGCGTGAAGACCTGCCTCGCGGCGCACCGTCTGATCGCAGCCGCGGACGATGTCGAGGAAACGTGCACCCGGGTCGGGGAGGTTTTCCGACCCCACCGGCTCGGCGTCGTGGGCCGCGAGCAGCGACTGAGCGCCCGGCTCGACCACATGCCCGTTTCGCCAGCATCGACCACGACCTTGAATCTGCTGCATTACGGCGCGGACGTCTCGATTGCGTCCGAGCCCTTCGACAGCTTCTACCTCGTGATGATGCCGCTGCAGGGGACGGCGGAAGTCAGTTCACGCCAGCAGAAGATCGTATCGACGCCGGATGTCGCCTCCATCGTCGGCCCGGTGGCGCCGATGTCGATCCGCTGGCACGACGACTGCGAGCAGTTGATCGTGCGCGTCGACCGCAAGATGCTGGAGGACGCATGCGCCACGCATCTCGGGCACGAGCTGAACCGGCCGCTGGAGTTCGAGCTCGGCATGGATTTGCGTCGGCAATCCGCGTCGAGCTGGGAGAGCGTCGTCGGATTTCTTGCCTCATCGCCCGCATTCCTGTGCAGCACGATTGCGCACCCACTCATCGCTGCGCAGGTTCAACAGCTGCTGATGTCCGCGCTATTGACCGGCCAGACCCACAACTATCTCGACGAACTGCTGCGCCCATCGCCCGCGTTGGCGCCTTACTACGTCAAGCGCGCGGAAGAATTCATCTGTGCCCATGCCGATCAGGCAATCACGGTCCAGGAAGTCGCCGCACATGTCGGGGTGAGCACGCGTAGTCTTCATACGGGCTTCCAGCGTTATCGCGACACGACTCCGATGGCGTTCCTCAGGAACGTCCGGCTCGAACGCGTCCGCCTGGATCTCCTACGCGCCAAGGAAGAAAACCGGCCCGCGACAGTGACCGACGTCGCATTGACCTGGGGTTTCAGCCACCTGGGTCACTTCACGGCGGCCTACGCACGGAAATTCAACGAATTGCCCTCCCAGACGCTGCGATGCGCTGGCTTGCTGCCAGCGTCACGGAAGAAGGCGCAGTAG